The DNA region GCAGATCGGCCACGACGGTGGCGAAGGGCAGCGCCGAGAACTCCTCGTGGTTCCAGCAGCGCTTGTCGCCGTCGGCGGTCGCCCCGAACACCCGGAACTCCCAGCGCTCCGGCTTGAAGCGCGGCACGGGTCCGTAGTGGGTCACCGGCCAGCCGCGCTGGAGCCGCTGCCCCGGCGGAAGCTCCGACGGCACCGCCACTCCTGATTCCCGGCGTGCTCCGCCCTCCGGCTGACCCATGTCATCCATGGTGACAGACCGCGAGGGGTGGTCATGACCAGCCATGCGCCGACATCACGGGGACATTCGGACCTTGCGGACAACTGTCGGTAAGCCTGCACTTACTGGACTGCACCCGGGCGCGCTGGAAGGATGCGGCCATCCTGCCCAGTGGCGGCACCGAATGCGTTGGAAGGATCCTGAAGCGATGCAGGGCGACCCCGAGGTCCTCGAGTTCCTCAACGAGCAGCTGACCGGCGAGCTGACCGCGATCAACCAGTACTGGCTGCACTACCGCATCCAGGACAACAAGGGCTGGACCAAGCTCGCCAAGTACACCCGCGAAGAGTCCATCGACGAGATGAAGCACGCGGACAAGCTGACCGAGCGCATCCTGATGCTCGACGGCCTGCCCAACTACCAGCGCCTGTTCCACGTACGGGTGGGCCAGACCGTCAAGGAGATGTTCGAGGCCGACCGCCAGGTCGAGGTGGAGGCGATCGACCGGCTGCGGCGCGGGATCGAGGTGATGCGGTCCAAGGGCGACGTCACCTCGGCCAACCTCTTCGAGGAGATCCTGGCGGACGAGGAGCACCACATCGACTACCTGGACACGCAGCTGGAGCTGATCGAGCAGCTGGGCGAGGCGCTGTACTGCTCGACGCTGATCGAGCAGCCGAGCTAGCGGGACGGGCCCGGACGGAGCTAGGCGGCTTCCGACAGCCGGGGCGCCTCGGCGGCGACCTCGGTGATCCCGGCGGCGACCTCCGTCATCCCGGCGGTCCCGGTGGTCTCGGCGAGCTCCGTGACCTCCGCCGTCAGGGCCGGCATGCCCTGGTCCAGGAGCTCCCGGCGGGGGCAGCTGCCGCGCCCGAGAATGGCCTGAATGCGTCGTACACACGAACCGCAGTCGGTGCCCGCCTTGCAGGCCGAGGCGATCTGGCGGGGCGTGCAGGCGCCGCTCTCCGCGTGCTCCTTGACCTGCTTCTCCGTGACTGCGAAGCATGAGCAGACGTACACGCGGTTCACCTCCCGCCGGTGATCGATAAGGCTAACCTAACCTTACCCGGCGGGCGGGTGGCGCAAAAGGGCTTCCTACGACGATGGGGCGCGGATCACAAGGATCCGCGCCCCACTGTCGTAGGAAGCTACTTACTGATCGCGGTACATCTCGGCCACGAGGAAGGCCAGGTCCAGCGACTGGCTGCGGTTGAGCCGCGGGTCGCAGGCCGTCTCGTAGCGCTGGTGCAGGTCGTCGACGAAGATCTCGTCGCCGCCGCCCACGCACTCGGTGACGTCGTCACCGGTGAGCTCGACGTGGATGCCGCCCGGGTGGGTGCCCAGCTCCTTGTGGACCTCGAAGAAGCCCTTGACCTCGTCGAGCACGTCGTCGAAACGGCGCGTCTTGTGGCCGGAGGCCGCCTCGAAGGTGTTGCCATGCATCGGGTCGGTCACCCAGGCGACCGTCGCGCCCGAGGCGGTGACCTTCTCGACCAGCTCGGGGAGCTTGTCCCGGACCTTGTCGGCGCCCATCCGGACGATGAAGGTCAGCCGGCCCGGCTCGCGGTCCGGGTCCAGGCGCTCGATGTAGGTGAGCGCCTCCTCCGGAGTGGTCGTCGGGCCCAGCTTGATGCCGATCGGGTTGGCGATCCGCGAGGCGAACTCGATGTGCGCGTGGTCCAGCTGGCGGGTGCGCTCACCGATCCAGACCATGTGGCCGGAGGTGTCGTACAGCTTGCCGGTGCGCGAGTCGGTGCGGGTCAGCGCGCCCTCGTAGTCGAGCAGCAGCGCCTCGTGCGAGGAGTAGAACTCGACCGCCTTGAACTCGGCCGGGTCGGTGCCGCAGGCCTTCATGAAGTTCAGCGCGTTGTCGATCTCGCGCGCCAGCTGCTCGTAACGCTGGCCGGACGGGGACGACTTCACGAAGTCCTGGTTCCAGGCGTGCACCTGGCGCAGGTCGGCGTAGCCGCCGGTGGTGAAGGCGCGGACCAGGTTCAGCGTCGAGGCGGAGGCGTGGTACATCCGCTTCAGGCGCTCGGGGTCCGGGACGCGGGCCTTCTCGTTGAAGTCGAAGCCGTTGACGGAGTCGCCGCGGTAGGTCGGCAGGGTCACGCCGTCGCGGGTCTCGGTCCCCTTCGAGCGGGGCTTGGAGTACTGCCCGGCGATGCGGCCGACCTTCACGACGGGCACGGAGGCCGCGTAGGTGAGGACGGCGCTCATCTGGAGCAGGGTCTTGAGCTTGGCCCGGATGTGGTCGGCGGACACGGCGTCGAAGGCCTCGGCGCAGTCGCCGCCCTGGAGCAGGAACGCCTCGCCACGGGCGACGGCTCCCATCCGGGCGCGCAGCTGGTCGCACTCGCCGGCGAAGACGAGCGGAGGATACGACTCGAGGTCCGCGATCACATCGCGCAGAGCCTCGGCATCGGGGTACTCGGGCTGCTGCGCCGCGGGCAGGTCTCGCCAGGTCGCCTGGGCGACGGCGTGGGTATCAGCGTTCACGGTCACATGGACCACAGTACGGGGTCTTCGCCCCGTCTCGTCCCGCTGACCAATGACTGAGACACGGGCGTGCCGCGCGGCCCCGCGACCGACACCTTCCGCAGGTCCGCGCGTTGAACACCGCTGTGACGTTCCGGGCCTTCCGACGCCCGAACCGGACAACCGAAACCGAGGGCTGGGTGTGATCCACCGACACCGCAACGACCGCAGGAAGAGACGACTGCTCTACGGCGCACTCGCGGGTGTCGTCGCGGGCGCCACGCTCGGCACCCTGGCGGTCGCCGCCCCCGGCGTCCTCGGCGGCGGCCCGGACGGCAAGAGCGGCGGCGCCCCCTCGCCGCAGGCCCGCTCGCTGCAGGCCGCGTTCGACGACGCGGCGCGCGCGTACGGCGTACCGCGCAGCGTGCTCATGGCGGTCGCGTACCGGCAGACCCGCTGGGAGTCCCACGGCGGCGAGCCCAGCACCACCGGCGCCTACAACGTCATGGGTCTTACCAAGGTCGAGCCGGGTGACGTCGAGCGGCCCGACGACCGGGAGCGGCTCGCGCATCTCAACGAGAGCGGGCGGCCGGAGATCGAGCGGACCTTCGTGGCCTCCCGGGTGCTGAAGGTGCTGCCGAAGGAGCCGGTCGACACCACCGACCCGCGGCTGCACACCCTCGACAGGGCCGCCGGGCTGACCGGCGCGTCCACCGAGGAGCTGAAGCACGACCCGGCAGCAAGCATCCGGGCCGGTGCGGCGCTGCTCGCCGCCTACCAGCGCGAGGCCGCCGACGGCGAAGAGCTGCCGGACGCCCCCGGCGCCTGGTACCCGGCGGTCGCGCGCTACAGCCAGGCCACCGACCCCGAGGGCGCCGAGCTGTTCGCCCGCCGGGTCTACGAGTCGATCCGCACCGGCGAGCGGGAGCTCACCGCGGACGGCGAGCAGGTCGTGCTGCCGGCCGACCCGTCCGTACGGCCGCGGAAGCCGGCGCGGCTGCCGCTCGCGGCCGCCTTCGCGAGCACGAGGACCGTCCCGACGCCCGCCTGCCCGGCGTCGTTGAACTGCACCTTCGTCCCTTCACGGACCGCCGCCGACGGCACCCGCAACTACACGCCCGCCGCCCGCCCCGGCCAGGGCGTCGACATCCGGCAGATCGTCATCCACGACACCGAGGGCGGCTACGACGGCTCGCTCGCCGCGCTCACCGACCCGGCGGTCAAGGCCAGCGCCCACTATCTGGTGCGCGCCTCGGACGGTCTGGTCACCCAGCTGGTCGAGAACAAGGACCTCGCCTGGCACGCCGGGAACTGGACGCTCAACATGCACTCGATCGGCGTGGAGCACGAGGGCTACGCGATCGGCGAGAGCAGCTGGTACACCGAGCCGCAGTACGAGTCGACGGCCGCCCTGGTGAAGTACCTCGCCGGAACGTACGGCGTGCCGCTCGACCGCGAGCACGTCATCGGCCACGACGAGGTGCCGATGCAGCTCGACGGCTATGCGGGCAGGACCCACTGGGACCCGGGCCCGTACTGGGACTGGAACCACTTCATGGCCCTGATGGGCGCGCCGACCGGCGACCCCGGCGCCGGCGGGGCGCTCCGGGCCGGGCAGGTGGTCCGGGTGGTGCCGCCGTTCACCACGGCCAACCAGCCCAGGCTCACGTACAACGGCGGCACCGCAGCCACCCCGCGCCCGGCCAACTTCGGCTACCTCTACACCGAGCCGTCGACGGCCTCGCCGACCCTGACCGACCCGTACTTCAGCTCGCTGTGGTCCGAGGGCTCGAACTGGGCGAACAAGGTCCGCGCGGGCGGCACCTATGTGGTCGCCGAGTCCCGTACCGACTGGACGGCGATCTGGTACGGCGGGAAGAAGGCCTGGTTCCAGAACCCCGGCGGCCGGTACACCGCGCCGGTGCCCGGCTCCCCCACGGTGGTCAGGGCGAAGGCCGGCGTCACCGTGCGGCTGTACGGGCGCGCCTACCCCGAGACCGCCGCCTACCAGGCCGCCGGTCTGGAGGCCCCGACGGACAGCCCCGACCATCTGACCAGGTACGCGCTGCCCGCGGGCCAGGCGTACGCGAAGGCCGGCCCGGCGGTGCGGGGCGACGACTTCTTCGGCTCCGCGCAGCAGAACGTCGTCGGCACCGACACGTACATCCCGATCCGCTACGGCCACCGGCTGGCGTGGGTGAAGGCCGACCAGGTCACGGTCGTCTGACACCTACCGTCCGACACCGACCCGATCGTCCGACACCCGGACAACCGGCCCCTCCGGGGGCCGGGCTGGGCTACAGTGCTCGCATGTTCGCGCACTCGAACCAGAACTGGTGGTGGACCGCTCATCCGGCGGCCCACTGACTGCGCGTACATCCAGACCGACGCGAAGGCCGCCCGAGGGGCGGCCTTTCTCGTACCCGCGAGGCCGTTCCTCTCCGACTCCCACGGAAGGAACCACCCGCTCATGGACACCGATCCCACGGTCCTCTCCCGTCTCCTCGACGACTCCTGCCCGCCCTTCGCGCTGCTGCGCCGGCGCACCCCGGGCCGCGACCACGACACCGTCGAGGTGCTGATCGGACGGGTGCACGAGGCCGAGCGGCTCGCCGAGCTGCCGGTGGGCGAGCGGCCGGCACTCGCGCTCGTGCCCTTCCGGCAGATCCGCGAGCGCGGCTTCGACGTGCGCGACGACGGCACCCCGCTCTCCGTGCTCGTCGCCGACGAGGCGTACGAGCTGCCGCTCACCGAGGCCCTCGACCGGCTCCCGGCCCATGACGTGAAGGTCGAGGGCGGCGGCTTCGACGTCTCCGACGAGGAGTACGGACGGATCGTGCGCCGGGTCATCGACGAGGAGATCGGGTCCGGCGAGGGCGCCAACTTCGTCATCCGCCGCACCTTCACCGGCGCGATCCCCGGCTTCGGACGGGCCGACGCGCTCGCCCTGTTCCGGCGGCTGCTCGCGGGCGAGCGGGGCGCGTACTGGACCTTCGTCGTGCACACAGGGGAGCGCACCCTGGTCGGGGCCAGCCCCGAGGTGCACGTCCGGATGTCCGGCGGCACGGTCGTGATGAACCCGATCAGCGGCACCTACCGCTACCCGGCGGGCACCGCGCCGACCCCCGAGGACCTGCTCGCGTTCCTGGCCGACCGCAAGGAGACCGAGGAGCTGTCGATGGTGGTCGACGAGGAGCTCAAGATGATGTGCACGGTCGGCGACCGGGGCGGGGTGGTGATCGGACCGCGCCTGAAGGAGATGGCGCACCTCGCCCACACCGAGTACGAGCTGCGCGGCCGGTCCTCGCTCGATGTGCGCGAGGTGCTGCGCGAGACGATGTTCGCGGCGACCGTCACCGGGTCCCCGCTGCAGAACGCCTGCCGGGTGATCGAGCGCCACGAGGTCGGCGGGCGCGGCTACTACGCGGGCGCGCTCGCGCTGCTCGGCACCGACGAGAACGGCGCGCAGACCCTGGACTCCCCCATCCTCATCCGTACCGCCGACATCGACGCGGACGGCACCCTGCGGGTCCCGGTCGGCGCCACGTTGGTGCGCCACTCCGACCCGGCGGGCGAGGTCGCCGAGACCCACGCCAAGGCGGCGGGCGTGCTGGCGGCGTTGGGGGTACGGGAGGGGCGGCCGCGGGCGGAGGACACGGCGCCGGCCCGGCTCGCCGAGGACCCGCGGGTGCGGGCGGCGCTCGACGCGCGGCGGGCCGACCTGGCGCCGTTCTGGCTGAAGATGCAGGTCCGGTCGGCGGAGCTGTCGGGCCACGCGCTCGTCATCGACGCCGAGGACACCTTCACCGCGATGCTCGCGCATCTGCTGCGCTCCTCGGGCCTGGAGGTCTCGGTGCTCCGCTACGACGAGCCGGGCCTGCGCGAGCTCGCCCTCGCCCACGAGGGCCCGGTCGTCCTGGGCCCGGGCCCCGGCGACCCGCAGGACGCGGCCGACCCGAAGATGCGCTTCCTGCGCGGGCTCACGGCGGAGCTGCTGCGGGAGCACCGGCACGGTCTGCTCGGAGTGTGCCTGGGGCACGAGCTGATCGCCGCCGAACTGGGCCTGGAGATCGTGCGGAAGCGGACCCCGTTCCAGGGCGCGCAGGTGCGGATCGACCTGTTCGGGCAGGAGCAGACGGTCGGCTTCTACAACAGCTTCACGGCGCGCTGCGACGACCGGACGGCGACCGAACTGGCCCTCCACCGGATCGAGGTGAGCCGGGACGCCGCGTCGGACGAGGTGCACGCGCTGCGCGGCCCGGGGTTCGCGGGGGTGCAGTTCCACCCGGAGTCGGTCCTGACCATGGACGGGGCGGCGGTGACGGCCTCGCTGCTCGCCGGGGTGCTCGTCTGACGGTGCTACGGGATCCGCGGGACCAGGACGTTCTCGCTGCGCCTCCCGGCGAGGTGGTCGAGAACGTTCTGGACCGTGGTGTCGATGATCTGGCCCACCGCGTCGACCGTGTAGTACGCCTGGTGCGAGGTGACCACCACGTTCGGAAAGGTCACCAGGCGGGCCAGGGTGTCGTCCTCGATGCCCGCCAGGGACTTGTCGAGGAAGAAGAGCCCGGCCTCCGCCTCGTACACGTCGAGGCCCACCCCGGCGAAGCGGCCGGCGCGCAGTTCGCCGACCAGGGCCTCGGTGTCGATCAGGCCGCCGCGGCTGGAGTTCACCAGGATCGCGTCGTCCTTCATCGAGCGCAGCGCGGCGGCATCCACGATGTGGTGGGTGTCCGGCAGCAGCGGCACGTGCAGGCTGATCAGGTCGGCCTCGGCGAAGAGGCGTTCCTTGTCGGTGTACGTCATGCCGAGTTCGGCGCAGGCCGGGTTCTCGGCGATGTCCCAGCCGAGCAGCCTCATGCCGAAGCCGTGGGCGATCCGGGTGAAGGCCTCGCCGATCTTGCCGGTGCCGAGGACGCCGACGGTGCGGCCGCGCAGGTCGCGGCCCATCAGCCCGTCGAGCCGGAAGTCGAAGTCGCGGGTGCGGTTGGAGGCCCGGACGATGCGCCGGTTGACGGCCGTCGCGAGGGTCCAGGCGAACTCGGCGACGGAGTAGGGCGAGTAGTACGAGACGCGGGCGACGGTGAGGCCGAGCCGTTCGGCCACGTCGAGGTCGATGTTGTTGAAGCCGGTGGAGCGCTGGGCGATCAGCTGGGTGCCGCCGGCCGCGAGGGTCTGCAGCACCCGGTGGTCGAGGACGGCGTTGACGCTGGTGGAGACGATCTCGTAGCCGGCGGCGATGGGCGCGGTGTCCTCGGTGAGGAAGACGTCCAGGCAGCGGACCTCGTGGTGTCCTGCGAAGGCCTTCTCGATCAGCGGCTTCTCGTCCGCCTGCACGCCGAATGCCAGGATCTCCACGGGCCCCTCCAGGGATGTACCGGTTTCGTCCGAATCAAGGGCGAATAAGGGCGAATATACGCTCGCCCGCCCGGCCGCTCAGCCGAAGAACACCCCCGCCTCGGCGTACAGCGCCGGGTCCACCGTCTTCATGCGCGCGGTCGCGGCGGCCAGCGGCACCCGCACCACCTCCGTACCGCGCAGGGCGACCATCGTCCCGTACGCCCCGTCCCGTACGGCGTCGACGGCGTGGAGTCCGAAACGGGTGGCCAGCCAGCGGTCGAAGGCGCTCGGGCTGCCGCCGCGCTGCACATGCCCGAGCACGGTGGTGCGGGCCTCCTTGCCGGTGCGCCGCTCGATCTCGGCGGCCAGCCACTCCCCCACGGAGCCCTGCTCCGGGCCCCCTGAGCGCGGCCGGGCGCCCTCGGCGACGACCAGGATCGGGGCGTAGGTGGCGCGGAACCGGGCCGCGACCCAGGCGAGCACCTGGTCGAGGTCGAAGCGCTGCTCGGGCACGAGGATCACGTTGGCGCCGCCGGCGAGCCCGGCGTGCAGCGCGATCCAACCGGTGTGCCGGCCCATGACCTCGACGACGAGGACCCGGCGGTGCGAGTCGGCGGTGGTGTGGAGGCGGTCGATTGCCTCGGTGGCGATGCCGACGGCGGTGTCGAAGCCGAAGGTCCAGTCGGTGGCCGAGAGGTCGTTGTCGATGGTCTTCGGGACGCCGACGACCGGCAGTCCGTGTTCGGCGTGCAGCCGGGCGGCGTGCCCGAGGGTGCCCCGGCCGCCGATCGCGACCAGGGCGTCGATCCGGTGCTTGGCCAGGTTCTCGCGGATCCGGCGCACCCCGTCGGGGGCGGCGAAGGGGTCGGTGCGCGACGAGCCGAGGACGGTGCCGCCGCGCGGCAGGATGCCGCGCACGGCCCGTACGTCCAGGGGTTCGGTGTCGCCCTCGACGACTCCGCGCCAGCCGTCCCGGAAGCCGGTGAAGCGCCAGCCGTACTCCTGCTCGCCCTTGCGGACGACCGCGCGGATCACCGCGTTGAGGCCGGGGCAGTCGCCTCCGCCGGTCAGCACACCGACGCGCATGGGCCGCACTCCTTCGCCGTACGTGGGGGGTGCGGCTCACGCTAGTGGTGACCCGGGTCACACCGGCACGGCGACGCGGGTGAATCGCCCGGCCCGGTCCGGCGATCCGCCGGTCAGGCGTCGTCGAGGCCGCGCTCGATGGCGTAACGGACCAGCTCGACCCGGTTGTGCAGCTGGAGCTTGCCGAGGGTGTTCTGGACGTGGTTCTGCACCGTGCGGTGCGAGATGACCAGGCGCTCGGCGATCTGCTTGTAGCTGAGGCCCTTGGCGACCAGCCGCAGCACCTCGGTCTCCCGCTCGGTGAGCTGCGGGGCCTTGGGCTCGTCGGCGCCGGGCGCGGGGGCGGGCTCGGAGGCGAGCCGGCGGTACTCGCCGAGGACCAGACCGGCCAGGCCCGGGGTGAAGACCGGGTCGCCGACGGCGGTGCGGCGCACCGCGTCGATCAACTCCTCGGTGCTGGCCGACTTCAGCAGATAGCCGGTGGCGCCGGACTTCACGGCCTCCAGGACGTCGGCGTGCTCGCCGCTCGCCGAGAGGACCAGGACCCGAAGCCGCGGGTTGGCGCCGACCAGCTCCTTGCAGACCTGGACGCCCGGCTTGAGGGGCAGGTTCAGGTCGAGGACCAGCACGTCCGGGTCGACCGCGGCGGCCCGGCGTACCGCCTGCTCGCCGTCCCCGGCGGTGGCCACCACGTCGAGGCCGGCCTCGGCGAGGTCGCGGGCGACCGCGTCCCGCCACATCGGGTGGTCGTCGACGACCATCACCCTGACCGGCCGCTGCCCGTCCACCTGCTGCTCGCTCACTTCGCTCCTGCCTTCCCCCGTCGCTCGCGCGGTGCGCGCGGGACCTTCAGTTCCACTTCGGTGCCCTGTCCGGGCACGGAGATCAGTTCGGCGGTGCCGCCGAGATCCCGCAGTCTGCCCCGGATGGACAGGGCGACGCCCATCCGGCCCTCGCCCTCGGCCTGGACGAGCCGGCCCTCGGGGATGCCGGGGCCGTCGTCCCGTACGGTCACGATGACCTCGTCGCCCCAGTCCTCGACCAGGATCCAGGCCCGGGCCCCGTCGCCCGCGTGCACCCGTACGTTGTCGAGGGCGGCGCCGACGGCGGCGGCCAGCTCGCGGGCGGCCGGGGCGGGCAGCGGGACGGGGGTGCCGGGGTCGGAGAGGGTGACCTTGGCGCCGGCCCGCGGGGCGAGCAGGGTGCGCAGATCGACGTCCACGTCGTCCGCCAGGTCCTCCGGCTCCTCCACGAGCCGGACGACGGCGCCCTCCGACTCGTCCTCGGAGAGGTGCGAGCGGCGGGTGAGGCCGCCGGCCACCAGGGTGCGCAGCGCGACCTCCTGCTCGCCGGCCATCCGGCCCAGCTCGGCCGCCTCGCCGCCGAGGGCGGTGCCGCGGCGCTGCACCATGGCGAGGACCTGGAGCACGCTGTCGTGGATGTCGCGGGCGAGCCGCTCGCGTTCGCGGGTGGCGGCCTCGATCTCCAGGGCCCGGGCGAGGGTGCGCTCGGAGGCGCGGGCGACCTCGACGATGTAGCCGACGGCGACCGAGGCCACCCACACCAGGAGCACGTTGTGCAGGGTGTCGAGGCTGGGTTCGCCGCGCGCGACCAGGTTGGCGGCGGCTATCAGCGAGGAGGCGAAGGCCGCCCAGCGCCAGCCGCCCTTGATGGCGTACGCGAGGGCCACGCCGGCCGCCCAGATGGACGGCAGGGTGGGCCCGTCCACGGTCTGCGCCTGCACGTCGGCGACCGGGGTGAGCAGGATGCCGGTGAGCGCGAGGGCGAGGTCGACGGCCAGGAAGCGCTTGGTGCAGCGGATCGCGCCGGACACCTGCGGCAGGGTGGCCAGGGTCCATACGCACATCACGGCGAGGAAGGCGACGGCG from Streptomyces fradiae includes:
- the bfr gene encoding bacterioferritin; this translates as MQGDPEVLEFLNEQLTGELTAINQYWLHYRIQDNKGWTKLAKYTREESIDEMKHADKLTERILMLDGLPNYQRLFHVRVGQTVKEMFEADRQVEVEAIDRLRRGIEVMRSKGDVTSANLFEEILADEEHHIDYLDTQLELIEQLGEALYCSTLIEQPS
- a CDS encoding bacterioferritin-associated ferredoxin, encoding MYVCSCFAVTEKQVKEHAESGACTPRQIASACKAGTDCGSCVRRIQAILGRGSCPRRELLDQGMPALTAEVTELAETTGTAGMTEVAAGITEVAAEAPRLSEAA
- a CDS encoding class II 3-deoxy-7-phosphoheptulonate synthase is translated as MNADTHAVAQATWRDLPAAQQPEYPDAEALRDVIADLESYPPLVFAGECDQLRARMGAVARGEAFLLQGGDCAEAFDAVSADHIRAKLKTLLQMSAVLTYAASVPVVKVGRIAGQYSKPRSKGTETRDGVTLPTYRGDSVNGFDFNEKARVPDPERLKRMYHASASTLNLVRAFTTGGYADLRQVHAWNQDFVKSSPSGQRYEQLAREIDNALNFMKACGTDPAEFKAVEFYSSHEALLLDYEGALTRTDSRTGKLYDTSGHMVWIGERTRQLDHAHIEFASRIANPIGIKLGPTTTPEEALTYIERLDPDREPGRLTFIVRMGADKVRDKLPELVEKVTASGATVAWVTDPMHGNTFEAASGHKTRRFDDVLDEVKGFFEVHKELGTHPGGIHVELTGDDVTECVGGGDEIFVDDLHQRYETACDPRLNRSQSLDLAFLVAEMYRDQ
- a CDS encoding N-acetylmuramoyl-L-alanine amidase — its product is MIHRHRNDRRKRRLLYGALAGVVAGATLGTLAVAAPGVLGGGPDGKSGGAPSPQARSLQAAFDDAARAYGVPRSVLMAVAYRQTRWESHGGEPSTTGAYNVMGLTKVEPGDVERPDDRERLAHLNESGRPEIERTFVASRVLKVLPKEPVDTTDPRLHTLDRAAGLTGASTEELKHDPAASIRAGAALLAAYQREAADGEELPDAPGAWYPAVARYSQATDPEGAELFARRVYESIRTGERELTADGEQVVLPADPSVRPRKPARLPLAAAFASTRTVPTPACPASLNCTFVPSRTAADGTRNYTPAARPGQGVDIRQIVIHDTEGGYDGSLAALTDPAVKASAHYLVRASDGLVTQLVENKDLAWHAGNWTLNMHSIGVEHEGYAIGESSWYTEPQYESTAALVKYLAGTYGVPLDREHVIGHDEVPMQLDGYAGRTHWDPGPYWDWNHFMALMGAPTGDPGAGGALRAGQVVRVVPPFTTANQPRLTYNGGTAATPRPANFGYLYTEPSTASPTLTDPYFSSLWSEGSNWANKVRAGGTYVVAESRTDWTAIWYGGKKAWFQNPGGRYTAPVPGSPTVVRAKAGVTVRLYGRAYPETAAYQAAGLEAPTDSPDHLTRYALPAGQAYAKAGPAVRGDDFFGSAQQNVVGTDTYIPIRYGHRLAWVKADQVTVV
- a CDS encoding trp operon leader peptide, producing MFAHSNQNWWWTAHPAAH
- a CDS encoding anthranilate synthase family protein → MDTDPTVLSRLLDDSCPPFALLRRRTPGRDHDTVEVLIGRVHEAERLAELPVGERPALALVPFRQIRERGFDVRDDGTPLSVLVADEAYELPLTEALDRLPAHDVKVEGGGFDVSDEEYGRIVRRVIDEEIGSGEGANFVIRRTFTGAIPGFGRADALALFRRLLAGERGAYWTFVVHTGERTLVGASPEVHVRMSGGTVVMNPISGTYRYPAGTAPTPEDLLAFLADRKETEELSMVVDEELKMMCTVGDRGGVVIGPRLKEMAHLAHTEYELRGRSSLDVREVLRETMFAATVTGSPLQNACRVIERHEVGGRGYYAGALALLGTDENGAQTLDSPILIRTADIDADGTLRVPVGATLVRHSDPAGEVAETHAKAAGVLAALGVREGRPRAEDTAPARLAEDPRVRAALDARRADLAPFWLKMQVRSAELSGHALVIDAEDTFTAMLAHLLRSSGLEVSVLRYDEPGLRELALAHEGPVVLGPGPGDPQDAADPKMRFLRGLTAELLREHRHGLLGVCLGHELIAAELGLEIVRKRTPFQGAQVRIDLFGQEQTVGFYNSFTARCDDRTATELALHRIEVSRDAASDEVHALRGPGFAGVQFHPESVLTMDGAAVTASLLAGVLV
- a CDS encoding 2-hydroxyacid dehydrogenase, whose product is MEILAFGVQADEKPLIEKAFAGHHEVRCLDVFLTEDTAPIAAGYEIVSTSVNAVLDHRVLQTLAAGGTQLIAQRSTGFNNIDLDVAERLGLTVARVSYYSPYSVAEFAWTLATAVNRRIVRASNRTRDFDFRLDGLMGRDLRGRTVGVLGTGKIGEAFTRIAHGFGMRLLGWDIAENPACAELGMTYTDKERLFAEADLISLHVPLLPDTHHIVDAAALRSMKDDAILVNSSRGGLIDTEALVGELRAGRFAGVGLDVYEAEAGLFFLDKSLAGIEDDTLARLVTFPNVVVTSHQAYYTVDAVGQIIDTTVQNVLDHLAGRRSENVLVPRIP
- a CDS encoding ATP-dependent 6-phosphofructokinase, whose amino-acid sequence is MRVGVLTGGGDCPGLNAVIRAVVRKGEQEYGWRFTGFRDGWRGVVEGDTEPLDVRAVRGILPRGGTVLGSSRTDPFAAPDGVRRIRENLAKHRIDALVAIGGRGTLGHAARLHAEHGLPVVGVPKTIDNDLSATDWTFGFDTAVGIATEAIDRLHTTADSHRRVLVVEVMGRHTGWIALHAGLAGGANVILVPEQRFDLDQVLAWVAARFRATYAPILVVAEGARPRSGGPEQGSVGEWLAAEIERRTGKEARTTVLGHVQRGGSPSAFDRWLATRFGLHAVDAVRDGAYGTMVALRGTEVVRVPLAAATARMKTVDPALYAEAGVFFG
- a CDS encoding response regulator transcription factor, whose translation is MVVDDHPMWRDAVARDLAEAGLDVVATAGDGEQAVRRAAAVDPDVLVLDLNLPLKPGVQVCKELVGANPRLRVLVLSASGEHADVLEAVKSGATGYLLKSASTEELIDAVRRTAVGDPVFTPGLAGLVLGEYRRLASEPAPAPGADEPKAPQLTERETEVLRLVAKGLSYKQIAERLVISHRTVQNHVQNTLGKLQLHNRVELVRYAIERGLDDA
- the macS gene encoding MacS family sensor histidine kinase, whose translation is MARRERVVRMSVEQPLWRALTGYRVLTMVYAVLLGGFGRDRFERPWVAVAFLAVMCVWTLATLPQVSGAIRCTKRFLAVDLALALTGILLTPVADVQAQTVDGPTLPSIWAAGVALAYAIKGGWRWAAFASSLIAAANLVARGEPSLDTLHNVLLVWVASVAVGYIVEVARASERTLARALEIEAATRERERLARDIHDSVLQVLAMVQRRGTALGGEAAELGRMAGEQEVALRTLVAGGLTRRSHLSEDESEGAVVRLVEEPEDLADDVDVDLRTLLAPRAGAKVTLSDPGTPVPLPAPAARELAAAVGAALDNVRVHAGDGARAWILVEDWGDEVIVTVRDDGPGIPEGRLVQAEGEGRMGVALSIRGRLRDLGGTAELISVPGQGTEVELKVPRAPRERRGKAGAK